One genomic segment of bacterium includes these proteins:
- a CDS encoding serine protease produces MLRMLTSIMLIASAAVAAPAALEAARALLNADSNAPAISIPARVSPADDYWPPDATPDLGLGAMPSVSIVARDAQRDAAIAAARDDAAARKVRVVSAHVDVPRIREGDWRIETLPDGRTRRRMTIASPGATFLRPHVTAWPGGNFDVHVRGTDGMVRRLAPTATAATSDFWGPAVSGDAIEIVVDGAGAAPAIAIDRLAHGLVWPGAGLELGCYLDVTCYDDWKDARTGVAEIYIESTWGGYSCTGSLLSDTAGSLRPWFLTANHCLSTVAEADSVIVFWNFHTAACNGAPPNHETLPTSSGSEIAAKNGQSDFTLLLLDENPPPGTTYLGVSTAPLLPGAPITVVHHPDAAYKRITFGNVTGVGGDFWTVLYTESSTEGGSSGSPLFNASKQVVGQLWGGEALCTRMWGTDDFGKISSSWNLGLGDALDSPAPTTTTTTTLPGTTTTTTHAPSDDDDDFDDDDFDDDSALGNDDAADDDAALDDDDGGDPDGLDSNYEKSPEDAGDSAGGCGC; encoded by the coding sequence TTGCTGCGGATGTTGACGTCGATCATGCTCATCGCGTCCGCCGCCGTGGCGGCGCCCGCGGCTCTCGAAGCCGCACGCGCGCTTTTGAACGCCGATTCAAACGCACCGGCCATCTCGATCCCCGCGCGCGTCTCGCCCGCGGATGATTATTGGCCGCCGGACGCGACGCCGGACCTCGGCCTTGGCGCGATGCCTTCCGTGTCGATCGTCGCGCGGGACGCGCAGCGAGATGCGGCCATCGCCGCCGCGCGCGACGACGCGGCGGCGCGCAAGGTGCGCGTCGTGTCCGCGCACGTTGACGTACCCCGGATCCGCGAAGGCGACTGGCGAATCGAGACGCTGCCCGATGGACGCACGCGCCGCCGCATGACGATCGCCTCGCCGGGCGCGACGTTTCTTCGCCCTCATGTCACGGCATGGCCGGGCGGAAATTTCGACGTCCACGTACGCGGCACGGATGGGATGGTGCGCCGGCTCGCGCCGACCGCGACCGCCGCCACGAGCGATTTCTGGGGTCCGGCCGTGTCCGGCGACGCGATCGAGATCGTCGTCGACGGCGCCGGCGCGGCGCCTGCTATTGCGATCGACCGCCTCGCGCACGGGCTCGTTTGGCCGGGCGCGGGGCTCGAGCTCGGCTGCTACCTCGACGTCACGTGTTACGACGATTGGAAGGACGCGCGCACCGGCGTCGCGGAGATCTACATCGAGTCGACCTGGGGCGGGTATAGCTGCACGGGGAGCCTTCTCTCGGACACCGCCGGCAGCCTTCGCCCGTGGTTCCTCACGGCGAACCACTGCCTGTCGACCGTCGCGGAGGCCGACTCGGTGATCGTCTTCTGGAACTTCCACACCGCCGCCTGCAACGGCGCGCCGCCGAATCACGAAACCCTTCCGACCTCGTCCGGATCGGAAATCGCGGCAAAAAACGGGCAATCGGATTTCACCCTGCTGCTGCTTGACGAAAACCCGCCGCCGGGAACGACCTACCTCGGCGTCTCGACCGCGCCGCTGTTACCCGGCGCGCCAATCACGGTCGTCCATCATCCCGACGCGGCGTACAAGCGCATCACCTTCGGCAACGTCACCGGCGTCGGCGGCGACTTCTGGACGGTGCTGTACACGGAAAGCTCCACGGAAGGCGGCTCCTCCGGCTCGCCGCTTTTCAACGCGAGCAAGCAGGTGGTCGGCCAGCTTTGGGGAGGCGAGGCGCTCTGTACGCGCATGTGGGGCACCGACGATTTCGGCAAGATTTCCTCGTCCTGGAACCTGGGACTGGGCGACGCGCTCGACTCGCCCGCGCCGACCACGACCACCACGACCACGCTCCCGGGTACGACGACCACCACGACGCACGCGCCTTCGGATGACGATGACGATTTTGACGATGACGATTTTGACGACGACTCGGCCCTCGGCAACGACGACGCGGCGGACGACGACGCGGCGCTTGACGATGACGACGGCGGCGATCCCGACGGTCTCGACTCCAATTACGAGAAATCGCCCGAAGACGCGGGTGATTCCGCGGGCGGCTGCGGCTGTTAG
- a CDS encoding radical SAM protein, protein MGNTAFQILRIGYGTLAYRVLGRRRPLHVSVALEPRATWFERAGGGPSMPPDNARRLVGEIAAAGAVAVTFRGGEPLVRGDIGELIRAAKDVRLNVRVVTNGLRAAARADELAAADTVAIALEGTIETHDALFGAGAWDAAIEAIKALAGRVAVETRTVLTRATADDVDDILRLARRFGFRAGFHVLHDGDGREALPPLPEDEENAEDRAIRRALRRLIAARRAGDPVANALADLHHLRGWARFREPVREDPLAHLPCYAGNLFAHVDEIGDVFACSLSIGREGAANAFRDGFAAAFRRASRGGCNACDALWLVEQNRLGTLAPSSAVHFLSTPAGRG, encoded by the coding sequence ATGGGAAACACGGCCTTTCAAATCCTGCGCATCGGCTACGGCACGCTCGCGTACCGCGTGCTTGGCCGGCGCCGTCCGTTGCACGTCAGCGTCGCGCTCGAACCGCGCGCGACGTGGTTCGAGCGCGCCGGCGGCGGGCCATCGATGCCGCCCGACAACGCCCGCCGGCTCGTCGGCGAGATCGCGGCGGCCGGCGCGGTCGCCGTGACGTTTCGCGGCGGTGAGCCGCTCGTGCGCGGCGATATCGGCGAACTCATCCGCGCCGCGAAGGACGTGCGCCTGAACGTGCGCGTCGTGACCAACGGCCTTCGCGCGGCGGCGCGCGCGGACGAGTTGGCCGCGGCGGACACCGTCGCCATCGCGCTCGAGGGCACAATCGAAACGCACGACGCGCTTTTCGGCGCGGGCGCGTGGGACGCCGCGATCGAGGCGATCAAGGCGCTCGCCGGGCGGGTCGCCGTCGAAACGCGCACCGTGCTCACGCGGGCGACCGCGGACGACGTCGATGACATCCTTCGCCTCGCGCGGCGCTTCGGATTTCGCGCCGGATTTCACGTGCTGCATGACGGCGACGGCCGCGAGGCGCTCCCGCCGCTTCCCGAGGACGAGGAGAACGCCGAGGACCGCGCCATCCGCCGCGCGCTGCGCCGCCTGATTGCCGCGCGCCGCGCCGGCGATCCGGTCGCGAACGCGCTGGCCGATCTTCACCACCTGCGCGGATGGGCGCGTTTCCGCGAGCCCGTGCGCGAGGATCCGCTGGCTCATCTGCCCTGTTACGCGGGCAATCTGTTCGCGCACGTCGACGAGATCGGCGACGTGTTCGCCTGCTCCCTGTCGATCGGGCGCGAGGGAGCGGCGAACGCCTTCCGCGACGGTTTCGCCGCCGCGTTTCGGCGCGCGTCGCGCGGCGGGTGCAACGCGTGCGACGCCCTTTGGCTCGTCGAACAAAACCGCCTGGGCACGCTCGCGCCGTCGTCGGCCGTCCACTTCCTGTCCACGCCCGCCGGCCGGGGCTGA
- a CDS encoding trypsin-like peptidase domain-containing protein — MGARLISREHPPSRLAARGRFGAAFLVFAFAAALSGAAWANDSRTVAPILASAASFDAPAPLAERDLAGVLAIEPALVIAPDVQSTGPAMKSDGRLLAGRHVDAPALADGAWTVMPGSRRALAVSAPGARFTRLHIDATDFAGRLVLVGRAGVPIDLTDRAHRSSPFWSPVVAGDIAVLILQDGGAPPRVTRVAYGFADPFGGPKEQGCHIDVACHAEIAPYAAGVGLLFFEDGGFSYLCTGSLLADVPASMTPWLLTAHHCIGDQATAESLEVVWHDEAASCGGAAPLIDALPSTLGADYVDGSFLSDFALLRLFDDPPDTASYLGFSLDPPAADEPITVIHHPAGTKKRVTFGAFAGNLFTHWRAIYTDGSTEGGSSGSALFNDDMLIIGQLSGGGAACSRMNATDSFGKLSLSWALGLSAWLDGEPPASTTTTTEPTTTTTIPDSGDDDATDDDDATNDDTGDDAADAASGDDDDDDGDGCGC, encoded by the coding sequence ATGGGAGCCCGCCTCATTTCGCGCGAACATCCACCGTCGCGCCTCGCCGCGCGCGGGCGGTTCGGCGCCGCTTTTCTCGTCTTTGCGTTCGCGGCCGCCCTATCCGGCGCCGCGTGGGCGAACGATTCGCGGACCGTTGCGCCGATCCTCGCGTCCGCCGCGTCTTTCGACGCTCCCGCGCCGCTTGCCGAACGCGATCTCGCCGGCGTGCTTGCGATCGAACCCGCCCTGGTCATCGCCCCCGACGTACAATCGACCGGCCCCGCGATGAAATCCGACGGGCGCCTTCTTGCCGGCCGCCATGTTGATGCGCCCGCGCTCGCGGACGGCGCGTGGACGGTGATGCCCGGCTCACGGCGCGCGCTCGCCGTGTCCGCGCCAGGCGCCCGCTTCACGCGCCTTCACATCGACGCGACCGATTTCGCGGGGCGGCTCGTTCTCGTCGGACGCGCGGGCGTGCCGATCGATCTGACCGATCGTGCGCACCGGAGCTCGCCGTTCTGGTCGCCTGTGGTCGCGGGCGACATCGCCGTGCTGATCCTTCAAGACGGCGGCGCGCCGCCTCGCGTGACGCGTGTCGCCTACGGTTTTGCCGATCCCTTCGGCGGGCCCAAGGAGCAGGGCTGCCACATCGACGTGGCCTGCCATGCCGAAATCGCGCCGTATGCCGCGGGCGTCGGCCTGCTGTTTTTCGAGGACGGCGGATTCAGCTATCTGTGCACGGGTTCGCTTCTCGCGGACGTGCCCGCGTCGATGACCCCCTGGCTGCTCACCGCGCATCACTGCATCGGCGATCAGGCGACCGCCGAATCGCTCGAGGTCGTCTGGCACGACGAGGCCGCGTCCTGCGGCGGCGCCGCGCCGCTGATCGACGCCCTGCCGTCCACACTCGGGGCGGATTACGTGGACGGATCGTTTCTCTCGGACTTCGCGCTGCTGCGTCTTTTCGACGATCCGCCGGATACCGCGTCGTATCTCGGCTTCTCGCTCGACCCGCCCGCCGCCGACGAGCCGATCACGGTGATTCATCACCCCGCCGGCACGAAAAAACGCGTCACGTTCGGCGCCTTCGCGGGCAACCTTTTCACGCACTGGCGCGCGATCTACACGGACGGATCGACCGAAGGCGGCTCGTCGGGTTCGGCGCTTTTCAACGACGACATGCTGATTATCGGGCAGCTCTCCGGCGGCGGCGCGGCGTGCAGCCGTATGAACGCGACGGACAGTTTCGGGAAGCTCTCGCTGTCCTGGGCACTCGGTCTGTCCGCGTGGCTCGACGGCGAGCCGCCCGCGTCGACGACCACCACCACCGAGCCCACAACCACGACGACGATCCCGGATAGCGGAGACGACGATGCGACGGATGATGATGACGCGACCAACGATGACACCGGCGACGACGCGGCCGACGCGGCAAGCGGAGACGACGATGACGATGACGGCGACGGCTGCGGCTGCTGA
- a CDS encoding nucleotidyltransferase family protein, which translates to MDGVILAAGAGTRLRPLTNAIPKALVSVGPHPLAEHVLRGFVSAGVDRVVFVTGYLGKKVESFFGDGSRWEVSTAFVRQDEARGTAHAVGLTATEVMTNPFFIAYGDIYIHDPSNYRAFLEMHLAGDFDISVMCDEIDDPFEGAAVYVTGDRVTRIVEKPPRGASTTNLNKRGIVLADHRLFDLIDDVTPAPSGELYLTDAIALAIERGMKVGAYVCRGFSSDVGTPERLAEARAVEEQREPANDRSAS; encoded by the coding sequence ATGGATGGCGTCATTCTGGCGGCGGGTGCCGGAACGCGCTTGCGTCCGCTGACGAACGCGATCCCCAAGGCGCTCGTGTCCGTCGGACCGCATCCGCTTGCCGAGCACGTGTTGCGGGGCTTCGTGTCGGCGGGCGTGGACCGGGTGGTTTTCGTGACCGGTTATCTGGGCAAGAAGGTCGAATCGTTTTTCGGCGACGGTTCGCGCTGGGAGGTCTCGACGGCCTTTGTCCGCCAGGACGAGGCGCGCGGTACCGCGCACGCGGTCGGCCTGACGGCGACCGAAGTGATGACCAACCCGTTTTTCATCGCGTACGGCGACATCTACATTCATGATCCGTCCAATTACCGCGCGTTTCTGGAAATGCACCTTGCGGGCGACTTCGACATCTCGGTGATGTGCGACGAGATCGACGATCCGTTCGAGGGCGCGGCGGTGTACGTGACAGGCGATCGCGTGACGCGCATCGTCGAGAAGCCGCCGCGCGGCGCGAGCACGACGAATCTAAACAAACGCGGCATCGTGCTTGCCGATCACCGGCTGTTCGATCTGATCGACGACGTGACACCCGCGCCGAGCGGCGAGCTGTACCTGACCGACGCGATCGCGCTTGCCATCGAGCGCGGGATGAAGGTGGGCGCTTACGTTTGCCGGGGGTTCAGTTCGGACGTCGGCACGCCCGAGCGCCTGGCCGAGGCGCGCGCCGTGGAAGAGCAGCGCGAACCGGCGAACGACCGTTCGGCGTCGTAA
- a CDS encoding serine protease — protein sequence MTMTATAAAADSRGVAWRAAFAALIAAAGLLALARPVFADMTPARAIELPPADDLRRAAFDAPRFDDRSTKKPRIVGYPAGLAPLARADWLASHIDGEPAWRIALHAGGAAFLRAHFAALPTSPTWSVTFVGEDGVEQMVGAGDVRGAEFWGPLVPGDTMIVELRGVDDPSLFDIDRASVGTERFWMPGPEKEGSCYVNLACENAWLDTGSGVAMILFEESDFSALCSGSLLNDKFGSERPFFLSAYHCVNNEAEADTTIVFWDFQTSSCTGTPPSPNSVPRTFGSRFLAGNFDLDYSLLILDDDPPDDASFLGWTTSDLKDGEDVVTIHHPGGTHKRISFAEIIGDTFEYWGVRYVEGSTEGGSSGAPLFNEDRQIVGYLSGGTASCTAMGEPDFFGKFGRAYENGIGSFLTSASLPTTTTSTTFDGGPGGASDDDGLGPTGGNDGGGICCGC from the coding sequence ATGACGATGACGGCGACGGCTGCGGCTGCTGACTCGCGCGGCGTCGCGTGGCGCGCGGCGTTCGCGGCTCTGATCGCGGCCGCCGGCCTTCTGGCGCTGGCGCGTCCGGTGTTTGCGGATATGACGCCTGCGCGCGCGATCGAGTTGCCGCCCGCGGACGATCTTCGGCGCGCCGCTTTCGACGCGCCCCGATTTGACGATCGTTCCACGAAAAAACCGCGCATCGTCGGCTACCCCGCCGGGCTCGCGCCGCTTGCCCGCGCCGACTGGCTCGCCTCGCATATCGACGGCGAACCCGCGTGGCGAATCGCGCTGCACGCGGGCGGCGCCGCGTTCCTCCGTGCGCATTTCGCCGCCCTGCCCACGTCTCCCACGTGGAGCGTCACGTTTGTCGGCGAGGACGGCGTCGAGCAAATGGTCGGCGCCGGCGACGTGCGCGGCGCCGAATTTTGGGGGCCGCTTGTCCCGGGCGACACGATGATCGTCGAGCTGCGCGGCGTGGACGATCCGTCGCTGTTTGACATCGACCGCGCCAGCGTCGGGACCGAGCGCTTCTGGATGCCCGGACCCGAAAAGGAAGGGAGCTGTTATGTCAACCTGGCGTGCGAAAACGCGTGGCTCGACACGGGAAGCGGAGTCGCCATGATCCTCTTCGAGGAGTCGGATTTCTCCGCGCTTTGCAGCGGTTCGCTGCTCAACGACAAGTTCGGCTCCGAACGGCCGTTTTTCCTGTCCGCGTACCACTGCGTAAATAATGAAGCCGAGGCCGACACCACCATCGTGTTCTGGGATTTCCAGACAAGCTCCTGCACCGGCACGCCGCCCTCGCCGAACTCCGTGCCGCGAACGTTTGGATCGCGATTTCTGGCCGGCAACTTCGACCTGGATTATTCGCTGCTGATCCTCGACGACGATCCGCCCGACGACGCCTCGTTCCTGGGATGGACGACATCGGATCTGAAGGACGGCGAGGACGTGGTGACGATTCACCATCCGGGCGGCACGCACAAACGCATCAGCTTCGCCGAGATCATCGGTGATACGTTCGAATATTGGGGCGTGCGTTACGTCGAAGGCTCAACCGAGGGCGGCTCGTCCGGCGCGCCGCTGTTCAATGAAGATCGTCAGATCGTCGGATATCTTTCCGGCGGCACGGCCTCCTGCACCGCGATGGGCGAACCGGACTTCTTCGGCAAGTTCGGCCGCGCCTACGAAAACGGCATCGGCTCGTTTCTCACCAGCGCGTCGCTGCCCACGACGACCACATCGACAACCTTCGACGGCGGCCCCGGCGGCGCCTCCGATGACGACGGCCTCGGGCCGACCGGCGGAAACGATGGAGGCGGCATTTGCTGCGGATGTTGA